The sequence below is a genomic window from Desulfovibrio sp. Fe33.
AGGCACCCCCAACAGCCGCCTCTATAAATCCCACTTTTTTCAATTCCATTCATCCCATCCGGCGTACTTCAACACTCGCCCCCGCGAAGCGGCCACAAAAAGTTTCGGAAGGGAGAGGAGATGGGGGGTCCGGGGGGAAGAGGAGAGGGAAAGCCCTTTTCAAAGGGTTTTGTGCAACCAGGAATATGGGTGACACTTCTGCCTGGGAACATAGGTAACACTTTTACCGTTTCTGTCCCGGCTCCAGGAATCTGATCAGGCCCCCAGGCCGATAACGCAGAAAGGGCTTTTGCCGGTTGAACTAACAAGTTGGTTCAACCAGGCAACCTAAACCCACTCTTATGCGCATGGCTGCGTGTCTCGCCGGATGGATACCGGCACTGTTTTGGTACGTGATTCTTGCCATGCCGCCTTTGCTTGTGCTGTGACCACCGCAGGCGATGGCGAGGGGATAGGCGGAACCGACTCCGACTCAAGGAATGAAACTTGGCTTATTCCTGGCGGACATCAAGAGACAACGATGGTTCCCTATAAAATATGGGAGGTTGTGCAGCAAATTGTGTCACAAACCAAGAAGCCGCCCCATCGAAGCCGACAGGACGGCTGTCTATTGGTCTTTGTCTCGATTGCGGGAAGAATCTCTATTGTGCCGCGCCATGCTCTATACGGGTCAGGCGCATATCCGCTTCTTCAATCAGCCCTATGCCCGAGGCATATTTGCGTGGCACACAATACTTTCCCTTAACTGTAAGGACGGTCCGGGTCTTTCCGAACAATTTTTGTTTCTTGACCGATACAATGTTGCAATCCGTGGAGACCTGTTCACCTGTATTAACCAGGGTTACAGGAATTCCCCACTGCGCACCGTCCACGTCCAGACGTATGAGCGGCGGGATGCTCCCTCCCTTTGACAAAGGGGCCTCCATCAGCCGAGTACCATCAATATATTGAATGTACTCACGAACAGTCTTTTGAACCCCGGCATCCGGTATGGTAGCCGTCACTTCTTCTTTTACCAGGCATCCGCCTTTGTCGTCTTTGCGTATTCCCGTAAGGGTCAAAGTCATCGGGCTGAACTGGAAAAGGTAATGGTAGACAGTACCCGGAGGTGGCCCCATGAAGTCTGCCGGACACAGCCCTTGGCCCGCCGCAACATTGGACGCGAAAAGGAACCCTACTGCACATGCGATCAGCAGGCTACGGCCCAGGCGGAGGGGGATGCCGGATTGTTTCTCCGGTCCAAGGGGTTGTGATAAGGTAATACTCACATTGTGACGGATCGTCCCCACCAACCCAGCAAATGCCCTTATTCCACCTGACTTCATACTCATAGCGCTTTCGGTTTTCCTTCAGTTCTTTTAGAATAGTTCGCTCACCCTCACAGATTCGCACTTTTGTTTTGGTCCTTTCTTCAAGGATGGCATATTTTTTGGACCACCGAACAGAAAGAGCCGCTCCAGTAATTGGGGAACTGAAAACCACATATTCATAGCCGAGCGTAGGCCCCGTCCATATGCATTCCCATTCACCAAACTCGAATCCTTCGCGGGCTTCCTTTGCTTCACATTTGCAATTGGGATGGGGCCGCAAGGAGTCAATGTCAGCCCCATCCGGGATGATCGTGCCATTGAGAGCCTGGCATTTTTCGCAAGCGTTTTCCTTCGCGCTCCAAATTTGTCTTGTTTTCCACTCGCCCTCTTTTCCCCAAAAAACGGAGAGCCAGAACGCTAATCCCATGGGGGCCACGCCATTGACCGGATCATCGAGACAGTAAGCGTACCAATCCGGGTCGCCACCCTGGTCTCCAAGAGGATCGGGCGCGGTCCAACGGTCCGTGAAGGTGTCGTAGTCGCGCCAGCCGAATCGGACAAAGCCGAGGTCCCGGTCATGCAGCCCCCCGGCAAACCCGATAGGGATGCGGAAGTCCGGGTTGGAGTCCGAGATGATACCGCCAAAGGGCTCGTACATGACTTCTTTTATCACATTATTATAGATGTCTACAACCAGCCGCAATGAACCGACCTGATCGCTGAACAGGCCGAAAATCGTGCCGTCACTGCGCCGCATGGCAAAGGGGACACGCTCTCCGTCATGGTAGATGAACTCAAAGCTGTGCTGCCCGTCATGGAAGCCAGCCATACGAAGCATGTCATGCCAGCGGTATGCCTCCACGGGGGCACCGTTACAAGACTTGACGGAGCGCAACCCGTTTTTGTCGTGGGTGTAGCGGTTGTTGTCCGCCGTCTGGAGCCAGTTGTCCATGAGCGAATACTCAAAGTCCTGGTAATTGGTGTTCAGGTGCGGGGGATAGTCGCGGGAGCGGCGGTCCTCACGGTTATACCCGATGTCACAGACTGTGCGCCCATCACGCTTGGCCCGGGTCAGGCGGCCTGCCTACGCCTGCCGTCGTCACTCTACC
It includes:
- a CDS encoding RHS repeat domain-containing protein, giving the protein MDNWLQTADNNRYTHDKNGLRSVKSCNGAPVEAYRWHDMLRMAGFHDGQHSFEFIYHDGERVPFAMRRSDGTIFGLFSDQVGSLRLVVDIYNNVIKEVMYEPFGGIISDSNPDFRIPIGFAGGLHDRDLGFVRFGWRDYDTFTDRWTAPDPLGDQGGDPDWYAYCLDDPVNGVAPMGLAFWLSVFWGKEGEWKTRQIWSAKENACEKCQALNGTIIPDGADIDSLRPHPNCKCEAKEAREGFEFGEWECIWTGPTLGYEYVVFSSPITGAALSVRWSKKYAILEERTKTKVRICEGERTILKELKENRKRYEYEVRWNKGICWVGGDDPSQCEYYLITTPWTGETIRHPPPPGP